A single genomic interval of Astyanax mexicanus isolate ESR-SI-001 chromosome 4, AstMex3_surface, whole genome shotgun sequence harbors:
- the LOC111190113 gene encoding deleted in malignant brain tumors 1 protein isoform X7, translating to MDIPVLLIFLLTTVTLVTSDSVRLVDGGSCCAGRVEVLHRGQWGTVCDDYWDMRDAAVVCRELGCGEAIDAPRRARFGSGSGPIWVEYANCAGSESSLKNCRSYDWGRQRCNHDEDAGAVCAEVRLVGRSRCSGRVEVLHGESWVTVCDADFDQQGAEVVCRELGCGSPVEVLGAAAFGRVEGQVWSEELQCRGNKSQIHFCPKSSSLKHNCSHDNDVGLVCADSVRLVDGGHRCAGRVEVFYNRTWRSVCGKNWDIRDAAVVCRELGCGEAVFKNVQFGPRSAWMDDVNCSGSESSVKHCRSAGWVEQICNRLAGVICSGVRLVGRSRCSGRVEVLHGESWVTVCDADFDQQGAEVVCRELGCGSPVEVLGAAAFGRGEGQVWSEELQCRGNKSQIHFCPKSSSLKHNCSHDNDVGLACSGDKRRLVGGPNACSGRVEKLHRNSWLPVCDADFNQQDAEVVCSWELGCGSPVEVLGAAAFGRAEGQMWSEELQCRGNESHMYLCQTSPSLKPNCSHNKDVGLRCSGHTQARLMNGSDSCSGRVELQYLSEWGTVCDVSWDMRAASVLCAQLKCGSSVAVLGSDWFGEGSGRIWADVFDCQGNETHLLKCPISSWSRTACSHKQDAGVICSGSSLASHEGGVRLSGGMECEGEVEVFFRQEWRRVLLDSWSESEASVVCRQLGCGSVLNTSSSSSSSPEHSYMCVTGFNCSGSEAHLRNCSSSQAVNCSSTVQLYITCSGTSNTVHSSIRLVGSGGDCAGRLEVFHSGSWGTVSDELWDIEDAQVVCRQLQCGVALSAPGPARFGSGTGPIWLNEVECEGNEASLWNCRYQLCGEDECGHKDDVGVVCSEYKEIRLTEGCEGNLEVFYNGTWGNVCVNGMTDETAKLICRELNCGRTGSESWSKARVESAPNWLDNVKCRKHDSTLWHCPSSSWGENRCDNRNEVACITSSENGNTLDLTNWLCDSSPHERPCSS from the exons atgGACATCCCAGTTCTACTCATTTTTCTATTGACCACTGTCACTCTCGTCACATCTG acagtgtgaggttggtggatggtggaagttgctgtgctgggagagtggaggttcttcatagaggacagtggggaacagtgtgtgatgattactgggatatgagagatgctgcagtggtgtgtagagagctgggctgtggggaagccatagatgcaccacggagagctcgatttggatcaggatcaggaccgatctgggtggaatatgctaactgtgctggatcagagtcttcactgaagaactgtaggtcttatgattggggtagacagagatgtaatcatgatgaagacgctggtgctgtttgtgcag aagtcagactggtgggcagatctcgctgctctgggagagtggaggttcttcatggagagagctgggtcacagtgtgtgatgctgactttgaccagcagggggcagaggttgtgtgtcgagagctgggctgtggttctcctgtggaggttctgggagcagctgcttttggtagagtggagggtcaggtgtggtcagaggagcttcagtgtagaggaaacaaatctcagattcacttctgtccaaaatcatcttcactcaaacacaactgctcccatgataatgatgtgggactggtgtgtgctg acagtgtgaggttggtggatggtggccatcgctgtgctgggagagtggaggttttttataacagaacatggagatcagtgtgtggtaaaaactgggatataagagatgctgcagtggtgtgtagagagctgggctgtggggaggctgtatttaaaaatgttcagtttgggccaagatcagcctggatggatgatgtgaactgtagtggatcagagtcttcagtgaagcactgtagatcagctggatgggtggaacaaatttgtaatcgacttgctggagtcatctgttcag gggtcagattggtgggcagatctcgctgctctgggagagtggaggttcttcatggagagagctgggtcacagtgtgtgatgctgactttgaccagcagggtgcagaggttgtgtgtcgagagctgggctgtggttctcctgtggaggttctgggagcagctgcttttggtagaggggagggtcaggtgtggtcagaggagcttcagtgtagaggaaacaaatctcagattcacttctgtccaaaatcatcttcactcaaacacaactgctcccatgataatgatgtgggactggcatgttctg GTGACAAGCGAAGACTTGTTGGTGGTCCTAACGCGTGCTCTGGGAGAGTAGAGAAGCTTCATCGTAATTCTTGGcttccagtgtgtgatgctgactttaaccagcaggatgcagaggttgtgtgcagctgggagctgggctgtggttctcctgtggaggttctgggagcagctgcttttggtagagcagagggtcagatgtggtcagaggagcttcagtgtagaggaaacgaatctcatatgtacctctgccagacatctccttccttgaaacccaactgctctcacaacaaggatgtgggactaagatgctctg gtcacactcaggctcggctgatgaacggctcagattcctgttctggtcgagtggagctccagtacctcagtgagtggggtacagtgtgtgatgtaagctgggatatgagagctgccagtgtcctctgtgctcagctgaagtgtgggagttctgtggctgtgttggggtcagactggtttggggaggggagtggccggatctgggctgatgtgtttgattgtcagggaaacgaaacacacctgttaaaatgtcccatttcatcatggagtcgaactgcatgctctcataaacaggatgctggagttatctgtagtg gttcttctctggcgtctcatgagggaggagtgcggttgtctggagggatggagtgtgagggggaggtagaggttttcttcaggcaggagtggaggagagttctgctggactcctggagtgagtctgaggcctctgtggtctgcagacagctgggctgtggttctgtactcaacacctccagctcctcttcatccagtcctgaacacagctacatgtgtgtgacgggtttcaactgctctgggagtgaagctcatctgaggaactgcagcagctcacaagcagttaactgcagctccacagtacagctctacatcacctgctctg gtacatctaacacagtccacagctccatcaggctggttggttctgggggagactgtgcaggaaggctggaggttttccacagtggatcatgggggacagtgagtgatgaattgtgggatattgaggatgcgcaggtggtctgcaggcagctgcagtgtggagttgccctcagtgctccaggaccagcccggtttggatctggaactggacccatttggctgaatgaggtggagtgtgaggggaacgaggcgtctctgtggaactgcagatatcagctgtgtggagaggatgaatgtggacacaaggatgatgtaggagtggtgtgctcag agtataaagagatcagactgactgagggctgtgaggggaatctggaggtgttctataatggaacatgggggaatgtgtgtgtaaatgggatgactgatgaaacggcaaaattgatctgtcgagagctgaactgtggaagaactggcagtgagtcttggtctaaagcaagagtggaatcagctcctaactggctggataatgtaaaatgtaggaaacatgactccactctgtggcactgtccatcttcttcctggggggagaacaggtgtgataatcgcaatgaggttgcttgcattaccagctcag agaatggaaatacactagatttgacaaattggctgtgtgattcatctcctcatgagagaccgtgctcaa gctga